From Sporosarcina sp. Te-1, the proteins below share one genomic window:
- a CDS encoding CHY zinc finger protein, with amino-acid sequence MICHGHEVKGNGIDTETRCAHYHSPLDIIAIKFYCCNTYYPCFDCHKESGCGNPAVWPAEQFNEKAILCGGCGYELTVNEYRECQSVCPSCRAAFNPGCGLHWDLYFE; translated from the coding sequence AACGGAATCGATACAGAAACACGTTGTGCCCATTACCATTCCCCGCTCGATATCATTGCCATCAAATTTTATTGCTGTAACACGTATTACCCTTGTTTTGATTGCCACAAAGAATCAGGCTGCGGAAATCCGGCTGTTTGGCCTGCTGAACAGTTCAACGAGAAAGCGATCCTGTGTGGAGGATGCGGGTATGAATTGACGGTGAATGAGTATAGAGAATGCCAGTCGGTATGTCCAAGTTGCAGAGCAGCTTTCAACCCTGGATGCGGGCTGCATTGGGACTTGTATTTTGAGTAA